The window TTCCGCAGAGACATGTTCTTCTCGGTGTCTTTCTTCATTACCTTGGCCACAGCCATCTCAAAATCTTCCTGTGTCACATGAACCCTTCTCTCCCTCAAAGCAAACATACCAGCTTCAGTGCACACTGCCTGAAAACAAATGCAAAAAGGAAACTTTCTTTTAATCAACTGGCTAAAACTATTGCGTACATATGATGAGAGGTCAACAACATCATATAGAGATCAGATTCTACATATGCAAAGGTGAGAAAAATAAGCAAGAAAAATAGTACCTTCAGCTCTGCACCTGAAGCACCACCCATCTTTTCTGCTATCTTCTTCAAGTCAATTCCGCGCATCAAGTTcatttttcttgaatgaattttCAAAATGTCCCACCGCGACTGTAAATTCCATTCACACAAATCAATACTAACAATAAGCTATCATTATGTTCACAACAAGAAGATAACTTTAAATATTATCAAACCAGGGTGTATTTGTCAGATAATTATAAGTTCATAACACAAATCAACCCTTCTCCTTATTATCTATCAACTAATAATGACATGACTGATGCTACAGCCTACAGATGATAAGACAGGACTGTGCTCTAGGGATGATAGAATTATTATGCACTTGGGCACTAGTTATATTAACTCATTGTTTAGGGCTCCAGTTGTAAGGGTCAGAGATTTTACGTATACTATACAATTGTTAATCTATAAAACTTGATATTATCTTTTCTGATATGTTGATAAAAATTCTCTCATCAAGTGATAACACagagtttttcaataaaaattctCTAATCAAATAAAATGAAAGGTACACAATGCAATAGGGTACAGAAAGGGAAGGAACTTCCTTTACTTCTTGACCGTTAAGGTTGCTTGAGTTTTAGACATATTATGTTTTACGTTTTGCCATCTTTCAACAGTTGGGATTGCATGGAATAATTGTGGACTATGTGGTATCTGCACTACTTACATCTTCGTTGGGATTTGGAAATTCAATTTTCCTGTCAATTCGTCCAGGTCTGAGAAGGGCTTGATCCAGAATATCAATACGGTTTGTGGCCATCAAAACCTGTAAAAGTAATACTTAGAAGTTGTTGCAATAGAAACACAATAATATCCCAAAACTCAGTGTTCCTCCATTTATTATGTGCACAGAAATTACCTTGATCTTGTTTGATGCTTCGAACCCATCCAATTGGTTGAGAAGCTCCAGCATTGTCCGCTGCACCTCACTATCACCATTGCCACTACCAGATTCCATTCGAGCAGACCCGATACTGTCGATCTCATCCATAAATATAATAGATGGAGCATGCTCCCTGTTAAacaaaatttcaagaaaaatagaaaatgaGGTGCTATGTAATGCCATCAGAAGATGAAAACATAAAACAATCCTTTTGTGTATATCCACTACAACCAAGGACAGATTTAGGTATTAATCTGGTGGGGGCGAAAAGAAAGGTTACTTATACGGGAACCGAACTCACAGTCATATTATAAAAGGTCATAAGCCAGAGAAGTGTTAAGGACTGTAAAAGCATTAAACAAACCAACTTGGTTGGTTTTGAACACAGATTATAAGAAGTGCTGATTGATTTTCCATGAGCAACAAATATTACAGTCTTCAGGAAGTGTATTACAAATATGTGCAATATTTGGAAGTCAATGGGAGCAAGTACCATCCATACACTAAATCTTTCCCCGACTAGAACCCTGTgtttgatttaaattatttatttaattttggtaTTGCCAGAGCTCTTGGTTTGGTGTTGGGAGCTTTAGTATGTGAAACATCCCACGAAGAGCTGAcgaggaaaaaaaaagagatgaaATGAATAATTAAAGAGTGTCAAACTCAAACAGACCTGGCCATTACGAAAAGTTCTCTGACCATTCGAGAGCCTTCACCAATATATTTCTGGACCAATTCAGAACCAGAGACCCTTATAAATGTACAATCAGTATGATGTGCCACTGCCCTGGCCAATAGAGTCTTTCCAGTACCAGGTGGTCCATAGAGTAAGACCCCCTGCAGAATATTACAATACAAAGCAAGTTTATAAAGGAAAAACAAAGGATATAAATAATCTTAAGAATTCTGGTAAGAAAAAGTACTACCTTGGGCTGAGCAATCCCAAGACTCTCAAACAATTCAGGATGCTTAATTGGAAGTTCGATGACCTGTAAAtgtaataaaatgattttttctcCCAATACACActtaatttaaaagaataataaacatTTTTATAGACTGTGCATTTAGATCCAGTAATTTATTGTGGACATCCTCAATGGAGCTACAGGTTGATTCCAACAGCAAAAAGTTCCAGGAGCATACCTCTTTTATCTCTTTAATTTGCTGGTCAAGGCCACCAATCATGTCATATGTAGAATCAGGAACTTTTTCAACTTTCATTAAATTGACCAAGGGATCTACTTTACTAGGCAACACCAAATGGAGAACATAGCTGTCATTGCGGAGTGCAACCCTGGTCGATGGAGTTATCTTTGTTATGTCAATGCTTTTGTCAATATCAACGACATATTTTCCCTCTGGATGGACCTGAGGTGAGGAGAACATAAGAGCAAGACAAATGAAGATATAATCAGTCTACCAAGATTTTAGTCAATGGTTGAATCTTGAATATGTCTGGATAAAGAAAAAAATCTAGGATAAATCGACTTCACGATCTTCTGGCATGGAGATTTTATGAAGAGATAGAGGTAATCATGTCTCTAATAAGAAGTAAACTTCAGCAAAAAATGTGAATGATGTTAAAATGCCACTTACTTTAACCAGGACTTTTGATTTACCCATCACTTTAACAACTTCACCAACATATGACCCTGGTTCTTGAAGAAGCTGCACCTCCTCCTTCAGCATTCTTACTGTCCAAATTGGTAACAGACATAATCAATAGAaatatctataatataaaaattccgTTGCGACTCCTGTGAAAATGGTAGAAGactgaattaatatttttctatatcccAATTTTAAAACCCCTTGTGTGCATGCCCCTAACAGTACTTCATTCTTGGTCCCTAACTTAGTTTTCCCCAAACTCTATGTTCATCTCATCATAAAAAAAGAAAGGCGAACACGGTTAATGACAATTAAGCTCCTCTTAGCTAATATCCTTAATCAAGAGGCAGTTCATCTGATGTCAATTTTGTTATCCAAGTCCCTAGATTACCCCTTACAACTATTGTGTTCACCTCATACAAAGACTCGATAGACTTTTACATTGCACAGTGTTATCCCTCTCATATATATCAAAAGGCACCGGTTCATTATCGAGAACCAGATAAAAACACATGCATTTGGACATAATATAATTCCTAACTaccgggaaaaaaaaaaaacaactcaaCCTTTACACAAAAAATTTACCAAATTTTCCACAAATAAAACCTTGAAGAACTCATCGTAACAATGAAACACTTAAAACTACTACGAATTTTACCAAAAAAACAACAATCATCTATCAATTTAGAGCAAAAAATTCTACAAGACAcagaaatatatacatacaaaatcaAGCCCCTGGTTCGAGTCTCAGCGAacaaatagatttttttttctttttcattctaTAACATAGATATAGAACAAAACATATATCAACATTCAACAAGATATAACACACCATTGGACTAAGACGGGGAGTTAATGATACCTTTGGAATTGAGGTCGTTACGCTGGGCCTCAAGACGATTAAGATTGTGAGACTTGTTTCGCACATGAAGCTCAAGATCGTGGAAGTGATGTTGATAGTAGTGTGTTAATCCTTCTCCACGTTTCATCTTCTTCGCTGAGCATCTCTCTTCCTTGCCTAATTCACTTGAATGTATCTCAATCTCAATGCTcgccattttttatttttaaatcttgaTGATCTTGATGATTCAGATCAGAGAATGCTTAGAAATCTCTCTCTGGAGCTTGCTTGGGAAATAAGTTGTCCTTGCTTTTGTTTCTTGGTTCTCTGAGTCTTTCCCCAACCAACAAAACTGCTGCTCTTTTTAATTTGTTGATTTGGGCCTTTGGTAATATTGGGTTGAATTGAGACCCAGAGGATGGCCCAAACTCAAACCAGTTCTCTTCGCCTGCAGTATATGATACACTGTCAGCTAAAGTTTATTGGTCCAGCCCACTCTTTTTAACCCAGATTCTGAATCTACCGTTTGTAAAAACAAGGTTGGCGTGTGCTTGATGAGTTGATGGAAAGGAACGGATGCAATGGAACATGAGATAACgagataaatattataaaaaagaatatgaaaaagAGAGATGCCGAGAAatgatgattaaatattttttgtaaaaaatgaagttaaatgagaattatttttatataaatctttatttgATACTATCTCAAAATTAGAGTTTGCAGTTTTGATAGTGCATCtccaattaaaaatttaattaaaaatttattcaaacacacaaatcaataaaaatttatttacaaataatttaacAGCCATAAACAATAAACATTTTTTAAACCTTAAGATAAATAATTCTTCATCGAAAACTTGTCTAcataatttaatatcatatgataatatgataaaatataattaaaaaattatatgaaaaaccTGCCCTATAATCATAGTATCATACAGCACACTACCCTGAGTCCTTGACACACTCTCGTTTCCAAATTGTAACAGCTGAAATTCCCCAGTTTCCAGAAGCCTCGTCCGAGAGATATAAAAACCTCAACTGTGTTTAACATCTGCCCCCttccaacacacacacacacacacacacaacctCACTTATACATACAAATTACAAGCACAGACACACAGCAACACTAAACAAACCATTGTTTTATCTCTTTTTTCTTGACAAAAATTCGTTGTTTTAATTCTCTGATAAGTACTCTCTTGTTGGTTTAAGCTTAATTTGTGTTGGGTTGTGTTAAATTTAAAGTTCGAATTTTTAAGTTAGAAATTGAGGGTTGAAAAGAGAGATGGAGAGGATTGAGAAGAAGAAAGTAGCAGTGCCATTGGTTTGCCATGGGCATTCTCGACCAGTTGTTGATTTGTTTTATAGTCCAGTCACTAAAGATGGCTACTTTCTTATCAGTGCCAGCAAGGGTATGCTCAATTTTCCGATTTTTCTTCGTTTcacagttttatttttattcgtTAAAGCTTCGAGATTTTATCAGTTGATTTTAGCTCTATCTGTTTATTATCCCGTAAATGTATATGCTATGCTTTCATAtgagttataaatttatgaCTAGTTTGTGTTAATGTTGTCAATTTTGATTGTTCATATGAGTTAAATTTATGTCTAGTTTGTGTTAATGTTGTCAATTTTGATTTTGGAAGTTAATATTACCGCAAAATTTAagttttacataaacattttttttgggAGTAGAATGCGTAATGGAATTTAATGGTGTTGACTAGGGTTTTTGTTCCTAGAAAAGTTTGTTTGGGAATTTAATACTCATTTAGTATAACTCGGTGGCTAATGTTTTGATTAGATAGTAAGCATCGTCGGATTGCTTTTTTTAATCAGATTCCAAGCCAATGCTCAGAAATGGGGAAGCTGGGGACTGGATTGGAACGTTCGAAGGGCATAAAGGTGCAGTTTGGAGTTGCTGCTTGGACACAAATGCTTTGCGTGCAGCGTCTGGTTCCGCTGACTTCACAGCGTATGTTCCTTTATTAACAAATTAACTAAACAAGATATCCActaaagaaattaaattttattggagtaaattgttttttaaattGCTCAACATAACATATAATCTGTATCTTTTAAATGATTGTATGTTTCCTTCCACATGATCTTTTTGGTTTAGATTAGTCTGTAATCTATTGATGCAAACTCTGGTTTTACTTGAAGGATCTGACTCCAATGAATCAATTACATGTATAGCAACCAGCGAAAGAGGACTAATTGCTTCCTAATTAATATGTACTAGGTTTTCTAAATTACTCCGTACCGTAATTAAGCTATATAATGTTTTAGGCAGATACGATACTTTAGTAACTACAAATACTTCCATCAATGTTATGAGATAGATACCTATATAATATGATGTCTTCCGTTGAGTTGCGTCTATGACTATTATTACGAGCTGTTATATTAGGCTTTAAAGATGTACATTTTAATTGTAGTGAGGAACTTAGCCACACAGACTAGGTTTTTTAAAAACGGGGTGCAGTTGACCTGGTATagctttatttatattaatcaacCGTGGGGCCCTCGGCCCTTTTGGCGTAATCTAGAACAAGTTACTTAcatcacttattttttttatcaataataTAGAACTTCTAAGAAGTTAAAAAcataacaaataacaaaaaaaagttaaaaagttACATTGAAAAATGATAATGTATCGcctttttttgtgtgtgtgtcaagtcagtgttcAAATATCATGCAAGTACCTTTTTCTAATTTTCGGAGGTCGACATACTAGTTAATTATTAAGTTGCTTTTACAAACTAATCTAAAACTACCTTTTAACTTATTTCAGCAGTAGCTTACTTTCAAGGTAAAAGAAACAAGCAGTAATGAGTAATACAAACCTTTATCGTGCAATATAAGTATGGCCTTGTTATTTCTTGAATATAGAAGATATACAGTTGGCAATACTTCTatgtaatttattaaacaaattttatgcAGTGGGGTCACTAAATATATCTAAAACTATCCGTAGTCATGTTTAAAGTACCTGCCTAAACACAAATGCTTATCAGCTCATGAGCTATTTTTGTTGTAGTTTTTGCTTGTTAAGCATTGTTCTATTAGGATGGACTGACATATTTTGTGTACAAATGCAATGCAGaaaaatttgggatgcattaaCTGGAGAGGTAATTCGCTCTTTTGAGCACAAGCACATTGTTCGTGCCTGCGCTTTTTCGGAGGTAAGTGCCTAAGCTGACGTTCACTGTTATGGATTTTAACCAAGAAAATCAgaattgtatataatttaagACTTTGTTTGTACTCACTTAAAAAACTACTTCTGTTCTCGTATACTCGGCGAAATTGTAATGTAGTTGTCTGCACTTTCTAAAGTATTATATATGCTAGTACAATTTACTTGCACATTTCAATTGGGTTGGAAGGAGGATATTTTTCCTTATATTATGATGCTTGTAGAATATTGGAACTGCATATGCATGGAAGAATCAGTTTGCTGAGCTAAGATACAGACTAAAGAGTTCGCTTAATAATGTAAACAAGCACTGGTACCAATTAAGAATAAAACTAGTGGCGACTGGTTATCTCATGCTTTGATATTGCTCAGTTGGATTTGTATCTCATACAAAATTTTGTTTATGTTGTGTGTGAGTGGTAGGATTGGATGTGGTGAGAATAAAATGACTTGCCAACCCCTTTCATTGATAGAAAGATATCTCATCATAATCTTAGTCCATAACCTCATCAAGTCCGACATATCATGCTATAATTCATTCCCGGCAATTGACATGGATTATCTCATTCCATTTTTGTAACCAGTAATCTTCatgaattttatatcaaattttatgaTCACTAACAATATCCTCGTTCAATGGGCGTAACGAGGTTTTATAGATCTAATTTCTAGTGATCTCTCCCGTTTCACTCAAATCTCCATTAAGGTTTCTGCAAAATCTTTGTGCATTCAAAGTCCTCGTTCCAATCTCCTTCCATGATCACTTTCATCCTTCTCTTCGTTTTTATCCTCATTATATTTCATTTAACTAAAGTTGAACTGTTATCTGcattatcaaattttatctTCCCAAGattctttttccaaataaaagtgaaatatcaaatttattagAATGTTCATAGTTTGTGTTATATTTCTGTATATGTAGCTCTCATTTATATTTCGATCTGTTACAGGATACTCAGTTTCTACTTACTGGAGGAGTTGAAAAGCTTCTTCGTATTTATGACTTGAATCGCCCTGATGCACCTCCTAGAGAATTGGACAAGTCTCCTGGATCTGTCAGAACTGCTACTTGGCTTCACAGTGATCAAACAATATTAAGCTCTTGTACTGATATGGGAGGAGTCAGGTAAGCTTACCTTATCATATAGGCTGCTTTATGTTGCAAAACTAGGTTGTTCATTGactttgactctctttttctctgTTCTTTTTCCCATTTTAGTCAAGCTCACTTTCTGTCCAGTAATATTATGGTTTTCTTAATTAATCGGAAAATTTCAGTTTCTATCAAGTAATCCATTGTTCAATCCAGAAAGTAACTTGTGAACTATTAAAAGAACACTTCTGTTTGgaaatttgtatatcaatctATTGTATAGAATTTAGGAGTTTACCATCTATATATGGAATGCAAGTGGACAGACTCTCATTTATGGAACTGTTAATAAGACAGAAACCGTCAGATAGTAGGATTATGAAATAACAAGACACTGCTCTCATGATTGATCTCAAATCGGTAACACTAATGTAAGAATATAAGTATAATCAACACCTCTagattttttagttttataaatgatTACCTTTGAATGAGGTTTTGTAGATCTGATTGAAAGATTTGTTTTCCTCAATTCACTTATATAAGTggttacattttccagaaaccCAAACATTGGTATCATCTTTCTATCttatattttagaatttaaatgcATAAAGTTAAGTGCGGGATAAGCCACTTTGGCATATTTCAAACTACAAGTCACTTGTTGTATGTGACCTAGTACTAGTACTAATATGATTTTCTCACATCCAAAATTAGGTCTATATTAAGTGATTAGTGATAGAGAACAAGGAATATTGATGTTATACTAAATTAGTACCTTGTTTCGGGGATTAAAGTCTAGAACACAGTTGCTTTTCACACCTTCTCACAAACAGAAATTTGCTATGAATTTGACATTTGGTGctattttttctttaaattagCAGGCAATTAGCATTATAGGCAATGTTCTTCTGCTTCATGACACAGCCACACGTTTTTTTTTGTCTTGGTGAATAATCTAGGTCTATTTCTGTTTTGTGCCTAAACATTGTTGCCTTTTTGCAGGTTGTGGGACATAAGAACTGGGAATATAGTTCGTACTCTGGAGACTAAATCTCCCGTGACTAGTACTGAAGTAAGCCAAGATGGTCGTTATATAACAACAGCTGATGGATTCAGTGTCAAGTTTTGGGATTCGAATTAGTAAGTTCAGTAACGTGCTTGTCTGCTGAAATTTTTGTGATTGTCACTCAACTAATTATTTACTTTATTCATTCCAGTTTTGGATTGGTCAGGAATTATAACATGCCGTGTACCATTGAATCTGCTTCATTGGAACCCAAGTACGGAGCCAAGTTTGTCGCTGGTGGAGAGGACATGTGGAttcatatatttgatttttacacTGGTGAAGAAATTGGTAAGTACTGCTGAACAGTGTTCTGTTTTTGACATGCGAATCTTATTTGGTGTTGTTCTCTCATCTAAAATATAACTTTTTTGACTTAAAGAGTTACATCTAGTGTGTTCACGAcaaaatttgaagataaatttgaaAGATAGAAATATAAAACTTGTGTCCACATGTCCTCAATTGGATGGAGAAAATATGAGTTGACATTTAGAATACGACTTAGGAGATGGGATCATTTACTTGTTACGGGATTTAGTAAGAAAATCACAATTGTATTCATCCTACTGTACATGCTTTAAATGAGAACTCCTGCAGGCTGAACCTCGGATACAACATTCATTATGCTTTCAAATGTTTATCAAAAGATAGTCAAATTGATTTCTCTTTTATTTTTGATTCCCATTCTTGTGGCTCTTCTAGAGTACTGATTGCTATAATTGTTTGTAGCATGTAACAAGGGTCACCATGGGCCAGTTCACTGTGTCAGATTTTCACCAGAAGGAGATTCGTATGCCTCTGGATCCGAGGATGGAACTATCAGAATATGGCAAACAGGATCGTTAACTCGCGAAGAAAACGATGTAGTCAAAACAAATAGCTCAACGGGGAAGGTGAGGGCTACAGTAGAAGCGATTCGCCGCAAGGTTGAGGGATTTAAAATTTCAGATGAAGGAAAAACTAAAGATGAGGAAGTCATAGGGAAAAACAAAGATAAGGAAGTCATAGGGAAAAACAAAGATAAGGAAGTAGCTTAAGTAGTTTGCTTTTCTTGTGAAGTTTACTGGAACAGAGTTCAGTTTCCTTTTTATCTTTTAGATTTATGGGGATGCTTGACCATGATGTTGTGTTCTCGGGGCACTGGGTACCGTAGATCCATCATTTAGATTTGTCATTTCATCTCTTTCTCTGGATATAATCATATAAGTGTCATCTTTCTTGAACTAATATATATCAACATGAATTAGGAAATTTTGGGTGATACTGCTTCCTAACCAtatatgtttaaataatttCTTGTCTTTAAGTTAGTGAATTTTAAAGTTTTTCATGATTAGGTTGCAAAGAACAAAACCGAAGGAACATAGTATAGAAACTCTGACACCTCGTCTGTTAGTTTTTAGAAAAGTGCTACTGTGCTAGTAGAAAAGGACTCAGACTTTGAATTAAACTGTGCCCAAATTTTATGGTGTTGTAGAGGCCCAAATCTACCACAAAGTGAGTGGATTGAGGCATAGatatatcggtttttctatgtgctcatgggcacacaataaccGCTACC of the Daucus carota subsp. sativus chromosome 4, DH1 v3.0, whole genome shotgun sequence genome contains:
- the LOC108216566 gene encoding 26S proteasome regulatory subunit 8 homolog A-like is translated as MASIEIEIHSSELGKEERCSAKKMKRGEGLTHYYQHHFHDLELHVRNKSHNLNRLEAQRNDLNSKVRMLKEEVQLLQEPGSYVGEVVKVMGKSKVLVKVHPEGKYVVDIDKSIDITKITPSTRVALRNDSYVLHLVLPSKVDPLVNLMKVEKVPDSTYDMIGGLDQQIKEIKEVIELPIKHPELFESLGIAQPKGVLLYGPPGTGKTLLARAVAHHTDCTFIRVSGSELVQKYIGEGSRMVRELFVMAREHAPSIIFMDEIDSIGSARMESGSGNGDSEVQRTMLELLNQLDGFEASNKIKVLMATNRIDILDQALLRPGRIDRKIEFPNPNEDSRWDILKIHSRKMNLMRGIDLKKIAEKMGGASGAELKAVCTEAGMFALRERRVHVTQEDFEMAVAKVMKKDTEKNMSLRKLWK
- the LOC108216405 gene encoding uncharacterized protein LOC108216405; its protein translation is MERIEKKKVAVPLVCHGHSRPVVDLFYSPVTKDGYFLISASKDSKPMLRNGEAGDWIGTFEGHKGAVWSCCLDTNALRAASGSADFTAKIWDALTGEVIRSFEHKHIVRACAFSEDTQFLLTGGVEKLLRIYDLNRPDAPPRELDKSPGSVRTATWLHSDQTILSSCTDMGGVRLWDIRTGNIVRTLETKSPVTSTEVSQDGRYITTADGFSVKFWDSNYFGLVRNYNMPCTIESASLEPKYGAKFVAGGEDMWIHIFDFYTGEEIACNKGHHGPVHCVRFSPEGDSYASGSEDGTIRIWQTGSLTREENDVVKTNSSTGKVRATVEAIRRKVEGFKISDEGKTKDEEVIGKNKDKEVIGKNKDKEVA